In one window of Gemmatimonadaceae bacterium DNA:
- a CDS encoding IS3 family transposase (programmed frameshift): MRRPRRNHSPAFKAKVALAAIEGNATLTELAQRFDVHANQIAEWRRQLVAHAAEAFHDGTLREAPIDVKALHAKIGQQALEPGFFGQRARTKPRSERKAMIDRTHRLSVTRQARLLALSRASVYYTPRPAPAEDLVLMRRMDELHLELPFAGSRMLRDLLQGESVAIGREHVRTLMRRMGISAIYRRPRTTRRHRSHPVFPYLLRKLTITRPNHVWAADITYIPMARGFVYLVAIMDWATRKVLAWRISLMLTSDFCVAALEEALQRFGTPEIFNTDQGAQFTSADFLNVLRAHQIQISMDGQGCWRDNVFIERLWRSVKYEEVYLHAYETVSDVRAGLSRYFTFFNQRRPHGALRRATPNSVYYKSLPATAPLTRAIPLISAA, translated from the exons ATGCGACGACCCCGACGAAACCACTCACCCGCGTTCAAGGCCAAGGTGGCCCTGGCCGCAATCGAAGGCAACGCGACGCTCACCGAGCTCGCCCAGCGCTTCGACGTCCACGCCAACCAGATCGCCGAATGGCGCCGCCAGCTGGTGGCGCACGCGGCCGAGGCGTTCCATGACGGCACGCTGCGTGAGGCGCCGATCGACGTGAAGGCGCTCCACGCCAAGATCGGCCAGCAGGCGCTGGAGC CTGGATTTTTTGGCCAACGCGCTCGGACGAAGCCCCGGTCCGAGCGGAAAGCGATGATCGACCGGACGCACCGGCTCTCGGTCACGCGGCAAGCGCGGTTGCTCGCGCTGTCCCGGGCGTCGGTCTATTACACGCCGCGCCCGGCGCCGGCCGAAGATCTCGTGCTCATGCGCCGCATGGACGAACTGCACCTCGAGCTGCCGTTCGCCGGTAGTCGCATGCTGCGCGATCTGCTCCAGGGCGAGTCGGTCGCGATCGGCCGCGAGCACGTGCGCACGCTCATGCGACGCATGGGGATATCCGCGATCTACCGCCGGCCGCGGACCACGAGGCGGCACCGCTCGCACCCCGTGTTCCCGTATCTCCTGCGGAAGCTCACGATCACGCGGCCGAATCACGTCTGGGCGGCCGACATCACCTATATCCCGATGGCGCGCGGCTTTGTCTATCTCGTTGCGATCATGGACTGGGCGACACGGAAGGTCCTGGCGTGGCGTATCTCGCTGATGCTCACGAGCGATTTCTGCGTGGCCGCGCTCGAGGAGGCGCTGCAGCGCTTCGGGACCCCGGAGATCTTCAACACCGACCAGGGCGCGCAATTCACGAGCGCCGACTTCCTCAACGTCCTCCGCGCGCACCAGATTCAGATCAGCATGGACGGCCAGGGCTGCTGGCGCGACAACGTCTTCATCGAACGGCTCTGGCGCTCGGTCAAGTACGAAGAGGTCTATCTCCACGCGTACGAGACGGTCTCCGATGTCCGGGCCGGGCTCTCGCGCTACTTTACCTTCTTCAACCAACGACGACCGCATGGCGCTCTGCGTCGTGCCACCCCGAACTCTGTGTACTACAAGTCATTACCGGCAACTGCACCACTCACCCGCGCCATTCCACTTATCTCAGCTGCCTAA
- a CDS encoding carboxymuconolactone decarboxylase family protein, producing MASLAAPPKAYSAFITRFPKLAEAWQLLRQAGESGPLDQRSVHLVKLAVAIGSMREGAVHSAVRKARSAGATREEIDQVVALAASTIGLPSAVAVSTWVQDRFGD from the coding sequence ATGGCTTCGCTTGCCGCTCCTCCGAAGGCCTATTCTGCGTTCATCACTCGCTTCCCGAAACTGGCCGAGGCATGGCAGTTGTTGCGGCAGGCGGGTGAGAGTGGCCCGCTCGACCAACGGTCGGTGCATCTGGTCAAGCTGGCGGTCGCCATCGGATCGATGCGGGAGGGCGCCGTGCACTCCGCGGTCCGCAAGGCGCGCTCGGCAGGTGCAACGCGCGAAGAGATCGATCAGGTCGTCGCGCTGGCCGCTAGCACCATCGGACTGCCGTCGGCGGTTGCCGTGTCTACCTGGGTGCAGGACCGCTTCGGGGACTGA
- a CDS encoding molybdenum cofactor guanylyltransferase, with amino-acid sequence MNRGLTGAILTGGSATRLDGAAKGLLEVGGHRIIDRVAATVAPLVDETVIVSRTDGPAWITGTRVITDVLTGGGSAAGVHAALRAVQGPVLVVAWDMPFLSSGLLSLIVGKSRRGEDGPTSEFDIVVPAGAGVGELEPLCAWYAPSCAAAIEREWDSGDRSLHGLCGRLRTLVVPREEILACGAPERLFFNVNSSADLSTARAMADDDGARRTS; translated from the coding sequence TTGAACCGCGGACTCACAGGCGCCATTCTCACTGGCGGCAGCGCTACGCGATTGGACGGTGCCGCCAAGGGGCTTCTTGAGGTTGGCGGCCACCGGATTATCGATCGCGTCGCGGCGACGGTCGCACCGCTCGTCGACGAGACGGTGATCGTTTCGCGAACGGACGGTCCAGCGTGGATAACCGGCACGCGCGTGATCACGGATGTGCTGACGGGCGGCGGCAGTGCGGCGGGAGTGCATGCGGCGCTCCGCGCGGTGCAAGGACCGGTGTTGGTGGTCGCGTGGGATATGCCGTTTCTTAGTTCCGGACTCCTCTCCCTCATAGTCGGGAAGTCGAGAAGAGGGGAGGACGGACCGACGAGCGAGTTTGATATCGTCGTTCCAGCCGGGGCGGGGGTCGGGGAACTGGAACCGCTGTGCGCCTGGTACGCGCCGTCATGCGCCGCCGCCATCGAACGCGAGTGGGACTCCGGCGACAGGAGCCTGCACGGACTCTGCGGCCGCCTGCGCACGCTCGTGGTGCCGCGCGAGGAGATACTCGCGTGCGGTGCGCCCGAGCGGCTGTTCTTCAACGTGAACTCGTCCGCGGATCTCAGTACGGCGCGTGCGATGGCAGACGATGACGGCGCACGGCGCACCTCATAG
- a CDS encoding helix-turn-helix transcriptional regulator, whose protein sequence is MTPHGKLRRGTRTKLEVTEFEVRSGNVFADLGLDNPDERLAKAKLAAEINAIIEENGWTQSEAAEELETHQPVISALRHGRLKSLTYDRLVKWLVLLGRTVEIRVKPTKRAHVEVAIAHG, encoded by the coding sequence ATGACGCCGCATGGCAAACTTCGGCGCGGCACGCGAACGAAGCTCGAGGTCACTGAATTCGAGGTTAGGAGCGGCAACGTCTTCGCTGACCTCGGTCTCGATAATCCTGACGAGCGTTTAGCAAAGGCAAAGCTTGCTGCTGAAATCAACGCAATCATTGAAGAGAATGGTTGGACTCAGTCTGAAGCCGCTGAAGAACTAGAAACTCACCAACCTGTCATCTCGGCTCTCCGGCACGGGAGATTGAAGAGCCTGACCTACGATCGCCTGGTCAAATGGCTGGTATTACTTGGCCGGACGGTAGAGATAAGAGTGAAGCCCACGAAGAGAGCACATGTGGAAGTCGCCATAGCCCATGGTTAA
- a CDS encoding cation transporter produces MLAINAVMFLVIVAAALYAGSSALLADSLDNLGDALTYGLSLWAVHLGLRMKARVALFKGVLILLAALAVLAQIGYKLINPTVPLFEIMGIFSLLALAANGVCLALLWQHKAEDINMSSVWECSRNDIVANISVFVAAAGVWATGSNWPDLLVAFLLVVFLLRSASRVLSSAHAELQKAT; encoded by the coding sequence GTGCTCGCGATCAATGCGGTGATGTTCCTCGTCATCGTGGCAGCAGCACTTTACGCTGGTTCTTCGGCGCTTCTGGCTGACAGTCTGGATAATCTTGGGGACGCCTTGACGTACGGACTTAGCCTTTGGGCAGTCCATCTTGGCCTTCGTATGAAGGCTCGCGTTGCCTTGTTCAAAGGGGTTCTGATTCTCTTGGCCGCGCTCGCCGTGCTAGCGCAAATCGGATACAAGCTCATAAACCCCACCGTCCCGTTGTTCGAAATAATGGGCATTTTCAGTCTGCTCGCACTGGCGGCAAATGGCGTATGCCTTGCTCTGCTATGGCAACACAAGGCCGAAGACATAAACATGTCCTCGGTATGGGAATGTTCTCGTAATGACATTGTTGCAAACATTTCCGTCTTCGTCGCGGCAGCAGGGGTTTGGGCAACAGGATCGAATTGGCCGGACCTGTTGGTTGCTTTTCTCCTTGTCGTATTTCTCCTGCGGTCAGCTAGCCGAGTCCTGTCATCAGCGCATGCAGAACTTCAAAAAGCCACCTAA
- a CDS encoding carbon-nitrogen hydrolase family protein: MSSSTAFRIAAIQATSVFLDLDATVEKGCRLIEEAAAGGASLAVFPEAFIPAYPLWAWFIPAKDTHPLRELYSELHRNSITIGGPATKRLGQAAANCGIAVAIGINERNTEGSDSTLYNTLLYLGPDGAVLGRHRKFIPTAGERLVWAQGDGSDLAVYDLPFGKLGGLICWENYMPLARYVLGAWGAQIHVAPTWDRGEPWLSSMRHIAKESRCFVLGVCQPFHVDDIPDRLSFKAEYLDGANGWLNPGLSVIVDPDGKIVAGPLKEEEGILYADVEPHQLVGPRWQLDTAGHYARPDVFELRFHRRPTPFIQVVEDVDNPLAENI, from the coding sequence TTGAGTAGCTCAACAGCATTCCGAATTGCCGCTATCCAAGCCACATCGGTATTTCTGGATTTGGATGCCACGGTGGAGAAGGGCTGCCGCTTGATTGAGGAAGCTGCAGCGGGGGGCGCCAGTCTCGCCGTCTTCCCTGAGGCGTTTATCCCGGCCTATCCGTTATGGGCTTGGTTTATACCCGCCAAAGACACACATCCGCTTCGGGAGCTTTATAGCGAACTTCATCGCAACTCTATCACGATCGGGGGACCTGCTACAAAACGCCTCGGCCAAGCTGCAGCGAATTGCGGAATCGCTGTGGCTATCGGCATCAATGAGCGAAATACGGAAGGGAGCGACTCGACGCTCTACAACACACTGCTCTATCTGGGGCCGGATGGCGCAGTCCTCGGTCGGCATCGGAAGTTCATTCCGACTGCCGGTGAGCGGCTGGTATGGGCACAAGGTGACGGAAGTGATCTTGCGGTCTATGACCTTCCGTTTGGAAAACTCGGTGGATTGATCTGTTGGGAGAATTACATGCCGCTCGCACGCTATGTCCTTGGCGCCTGGGGAGCGCAGATACATGTGGCGCCCACGTGGGATCGTGGCGAACCGTGGCTTTCCTCGATGCGCCATATCGCCAAGGAAAGCCGGTGCTTTGTGCTCGGAGTTTGCCAGCCATTCCACGTCGATGACATCCCGGACCGCCTGTCCTTCAAAGCAGAATACCTTGATGGGGCGAATGGTTGGCTGAATCCGGGGCTGAGCGTCATTGTCGACCCGGATGGCAAGATCGTCGCTGGCCCGCTGAAAGAAGAAGAGGGGATTCTCTACGCCGATGTAGAGCCGCACCAGCTTGTAGGCCCGAGGTGGCAGCTCGACACCGCCGGGCATTACGCTCGCCCCGATGTTTTCGAGCTTCGGTTCCATCGGCGCCCAACTCCGTTCATCCAGGTAGTTGAGGATGTGGATAATCCCCTCGCGGAGAACATCTAA
- the ndk gene encoding nucleoside-diphosphate kinase, with protein sequence MPATNRTLTIIKPDAFGAGKAGKIIAHIEAAGFKIVAARVMRLTETTAGEFYAVHRERPFYGSLVKFMTSGTCMPMVLEKANAVAELRKAIGATDPAEAEAGTVRKLFAESKERNAIHASDSDENAEREARFFFAESELLAAR encoded by the coding sequence ATGCCAGCCACCAACAGAACACTTACAATCATCAAACCCGACGCCTTCGGCGCGGGTAAAGCCGGCAAGATCATCGCCCACATCGAGGCCGCGGGCTTCAAAATCGTCGCCGCCCGCGTTATGCGCCTGACCGAGACGACCGCAGGCGAGTTCTACGCGGTCCACCGCGAGCGCCCGTTCTACGGCTCGCTCGTCAAATTCATGACCTCCGGCACCTGCATGCCCATGGTCCTCGAGAAGGCCAACGCCGTCGCCGAGCTGCGCAAGGCGATCGGCGCCACGGACCCGGCCGAAGCCGAGGCCGGCACGGTCCGCAAGCTGTTCGCCGAGTCCAAGGAGCGGAACGCCATCCACGCCTCGGATTCAGACGAAAACGCCGAGCGCGAAGCCCGCTTTTTCTTCGCCGAAAGCGAGTTGCTCGCAGCCCGCTAA
- a CDS encoding DUF177 domain-containing protein → MLSFDIRSLAAHAAQVAGTLDPDDPIWEEGDQRPAGPVRVEGRLSPAGHSRFYLSGRMSGKVALECRRCLTDVTEEVSDELHAVFAPTGDTEVDDPDVFEFDPQARDLDLRAAVRESWLLAVPAFAECREDCKGLCPTCGADLNEGECGCEPARDSRWDALRKPAGRMAAPGDN, encoded by the coding sequence ATGCTGTCGTTCGACATCCGGTCACTTGCAGCGCACGCGGCACAGGTCGCGGGCACTCTGGACCCCGACGATCCGATCTGGGAGGAGGGCGACCAGCGACCCGCCGGACCGGTCCGTGTGGAAGGCAGGCTTTCGCCCGCCGGGCACTCGCGCTTTTATCTGAGCGGACGCATGAGCGGGAAGGTCGCGCTGGAATGCAGGCGGTGCCTGACGGACGTCACCGAAGAGGTTAGCGACGAGCTGCACGCTGTCTTCGCGCCGACCGGCGACACTGAAGTGGATGACCCGGACGTGTTCGAGTTCGATCCGCAGGCGCGTGATCTGGATCTGCGTGCGGCAGTGCGCGAGAGCTGGCTGCTCGCCGTACCGGCGTTCGCGGAGTGCAGGGAAGACTGTAAAGGTCTGTGCCCCACGTGCGGCGCCGACCTGAACGAAGGCGAGTGCGGTTGCGAGCCCGCGCGCGACTCGCGCTGGGACGCACTGAGAAAACCGGCGGGCCGAATGGCCGCGCCCGGCGACAACTGA
- the rpmF gene encoding 50S ribosomal protein L32 — MAVPKRRTSKRKKRARNTHKKAKPVAIQSCPRCQAMKRPHHVCEECGYYDGEQRVAAKEA, encoded by the coding sequence ATGGCCGTCCCGAAAAGACGTACCTCCAAGCGGAAGAAGCGCGCGCGCAACACGCACAAGAAGGCGAAGCCCGTGGCGATACAGTCGTGTCCGCGCTGCCAGGCAATGAAGCGCCCGCACCACGTGTGCGAGGAGTGCGGCTACTACGACGGCGAGCAGCGGGTAGCGGCTAAGGAAGCCTGA
- the plsX gene encoding phosphate acyltransferase PlsX: MARIALDAMGGDFAPRAPLAGALQALRETDSDLSIQLVGKTGVVAAELDSLLKGDHSADAKHRHRIEIVEAPEVIEMSDKPSAVVRGKPNNSMSVGLKLQLESRSDAFVSAGNTGAQMAASAMLLKLHPGLTRPAIATAFPTRRQPVVVLDAGANVDCSVRELLQFAWLGAVYAECVLGRSNPAVGLLSIGEEAEKGNAVVKEANAAFATAGFNFVGNVEGRDIPAGECARGPIDVVVCDGFVGNVVLKFYEGVMPMVLEVLQQQGIDRSQLKDVIRTFDASEYGGAPLLGVRGISMICHGNSTPRAIANALKAAARAADSGMNALIGERLTSMANAALAAGSVA; the protein is encoded by the coding sequence TTGGCCCGCATCGCGTTGGACGCCATGGGCGGGGACTTCGCTCCCCGTGCACCGTTGGCCGGCGCGCTCCAGGCCCTGCGCGAAACCGATTCCGATCTCTCCATACAATTAGTAGGCAAGACCGGCGTCGTAGCCGCCGAGCTCGATTCGCTCCTCAAGGGCGACCACTCGGCGGACGCGAAACATCGCCACCGCATAGAGATCGTCGAAGCGCCCGAAGTCATCGAGATGTCGGACAAGCCGAGCGCGGTCGTCCGCGGTAAGCCCAACAACTCGATGTCGGTCGGACTCAAGCTGCAGCTCGAATCCCGGTCCGACGCGTTCGTGTCGGCGGGGAACACCGGCGCGCAGATGGCCGCGTCCGCGATGCTGCTCAAGCTGCATCCGGGGCTCACTCGTCCGGCCATAGCCACGGCATTTCCGACGCGCCGCCAGCCCGTGGTCGTGCTCGACGCGGGCGCGAACGTGGACTGCTCTGTCCGCGAGCTGCTGCAGTTCGCCTGGCTCGGCGCCGTGTACGCGGAGTGCGTGCTCGGCAGGAGCAATCCGGCCGTGGGGCTGCTGAGCATCGGCGAGGAAGCGGAGAAGGGAAACGCCGTCGTGAAAGAAGCGAACGCCGCATTCGCGACCGCGGGCTTCAACTTCGTCGGCAACGTCGAGGGCCGGGACATTCCGGCGGGCGAGTGCGCGCGGGGTCCGATCGACGTCGTGGTGTGCGACGGCTTCGTCGGCAACGTCGTGCTCAAGTTCTACGAGGGCGTGATGCCGATGGTGCTCGAGGTCCTGCAGCAGCAGGGGATCGACCGGAGCCAGCTCAAGGACGTGATCCGCACCTTCGACGCCTCCGAGTACGGCGGCGCCCCGCTGCTCGGCGTCCGCGGCATCAGCATGATCTGCCACGGCAACTCCACGCCGCGCGCGATCGCGAACGCGCTCAAGGCTGCCGCCCGTGCGGCCGACTCGGGAATGAACGCGCTGATCGGCGAGCGGCTGACGAGCATGGCGAACGCCGCGCTGGCGGCGGGGTCGGTGGCGTGA
- a CDS encoding beta-ketoacyl-ACP synthase III: MKRPIAAIAGTGRGIPSTVVTNYDFPAMGIDTTHEWIVERTGIVERHLAKEGETTCSMATDAGRIAMERAGVHPGELDTIILATATPDRLLPSTAVDVQASLGASRASAFDLSAACSGWLYGMTVAEGMIMSGVVETALVIGAEKMSSIVDWQDRSTCVLFGDGAGAVVLKRAKTGKGILSAYLRSDGTLAELLYRPEGGATVPITADVLERRSHLVKMAGREVFKHAVRSMSDAADRALDGARLTGADIDLLIPHQANTRIIEATAKHAGISMDKVYVNVDRYGNTSSASIPIAIDEAIETGRIKEGSTVLLVAFGAGFTWASMVVRF; the protein is encoded by the coding sequence GTGAAGCGGCCTATCGCCGCGATCGCGGGCACGGGCCGCGGGATCCCGTCTACGGTCGTCACGAACTACGACTTCCCGGCGATGGGCATCGACACCACGCACGAATGGATCGTCGAGCGCACCGGGATAGTCGAGCGGCACCTGGCCAAGGAGGGCGAGACTACCTGCTCGATGGCGACGGACGCGGGGCGCATCGCGATGGAGAGGGCGGGCGTCCACCCGGGGGAGCTCGACACGATCATACTCGCCACCGCCACGCCCGATCGTCTGCTCCCGTCCACCGCGGTGGACGTGCAGGCATCGCTGGGCGCGTCGCGCGCGTCGGCGTTCGATCTGTCGGCCGCGTGCTCGGGGTGGCTGTACGGCATGACCGTGGCCGAAGGAATGATCATGTCCGGCGTGGTCGAGACCGCGCTCGTGATCGGCGCGGAGAAGATGAGCTCGATCGTGGACTGGCAGGACCGCTCCACGTGCGTGCTGTTCGGCGACGGTGCCGGGGCCGTGGTGCTCAAGCGCGCGAAGACCGGCAAGGGAATTCTGTCGGCGTACTTGCGCAGCGACGGAACGCTCGCGGAGCTGCTGTACCGGCCCGAAGGCGGCGCAACCGTCCCGATAACCGCGGACGTGCTCGAGCGCCGCAGCCACCTGGTGAAGATGGCCGGACGGGAGGTGTTCAAGCACGCCGTGCGCTCGATGTCCGACGCGGCCGATCGCGCGCTCGACGGCGCCCGTCTCACCGGCGCCGACATCGACCTGCTCATCCCGCACCAGGCCAACACGCGGATCATCGAGGCGACGGCCAAGCACGCCGGTATCTCGATGGACAAGGTGTACGTCAACGTGGACCGGTACGGCAACACTTCGTCCGCGTCGATCCCGATCGCGATAGACGAGGCGATCGAGACCGGGCGGATCAAGGAAGGATCCACGGTGCTGCTGGTGGCGTTCGGCGCGGGCTTCACCTGGGCGTCGATGGTGGTGAGGTTTTGA
- the fabD gene encoding ACP S-malonyltransferase — translation MSFILVFPGQGSQKPGMAKDLADAFPRAKEMLQEIDDVLGAPLSRLMFDGPADELMATHNAQPALLAHGAVAWELVKERIGAASAAAGHSLGEHTAYHAAESTTLADAVRIVRTRGDLMHEACVARPGAMAAILGELSSSIADICLRASEAGEVVPANYNADFQVVVSGEIAGVERAMELAKQSGAKRAVRLTVAGAFHSPLMKPAENGLREAIESATFSDPAFPVYSNVTADACTTAACGREMLVRQLTAPVRWTDQVRNMAAAYPDATWIELGPGNVLSSLISRAVDGARTATCGTPADIDKLFATIQ, via the coding sequence ATGTCGTTCATTCTCGTCTTCCCCGGTCAGGGCTCGCAGAAGCCCGGCATGGCCAAGGACCTCGCCGACGCGTTCCCGCGCGCGAAAGAGATGCTGCAGGAGATCGACGACGTGCTGGGCGCCCCGCTCAGCCGGCTGATGTTCGATGGGCCGGCCGACGAGCTGATGGCCACCCACAACGCGCAGCCCGCGCTGCTCGCCCACGGAGCCGTTGCGTGGGAGCTGGTGAAGGAGCGCATCGGCGCGGCGAGCGCCGCCGCCGGCCATTCGCTGGGCGAGCACACGGCGTATCACGCCGCCGAGTCGACCACGCTCGCCGACGCGGTTCGCATAGTGCGCACGCGAGGCGATCTCATGCACGAAGCCTGTGTCGCGCGCCCCGGTGCCATGGCAGCGATCCTCGGCGAGCTGTCCTCCTCGATCGCGGACATCTGCCTGCGCGCCTCCGAAGCGGGAGAGGTCGTGCCAGCCAACTACAACGCCGATTTTCAGGTCGTCGTGTCCGGCGAGATCGCCGGAGTCGAGCGGGCGATGGAGCTCGCCAAGCAGTCCGGCGCCAAGCGCGCGGTACGGCTGACCGTTGCGGGAGCATTTCACTCGCCGCTGATGAAGCCAGCGGAGAACGGGCTCCGGGAGGCGATCGAGTCGGCGACCTTCTCCGACCCCGCGTTTCCGGTCTACTCCAACGTCACCGCCGATGCGTGCACGACCGCTGCCTGCGGGCGCGAGATGCTGGTCAGACAGCTCACGGCGCCGGTGCGCTGGACGGACCAGGTACGGAACATGGCAGCCGCGTACCCGGACGCGACCTGGATCGAGCTGGGCCCGGGCAACGTGCTGAGCAGCCTCATCTCGCGCGCGGTCGACGGAGCGCGCACCGCCACGTGCGGCACGCCGGCGGACATCGACAAACTCTTCGCCACCATCCAGTGA
- the fabG gene encoding 3-oxoacyl-[acyl-carrier-protein] reductase, with translation MQLDLSNRVALVTGSTRGIGRDIAQTLAECGARVAVTGRDLARAEEVAGAIGPGAGGFAADMADSAGVARLVADVEERIGPIDILVNNAGLTRDNIVVRLKDEDWDEVLNANLRGAFVATRAASRGMMKRRWGRIINISSVVGLMGNKGQANYAASKAGLIALTKSVAKELGSRNVLVNAIAPGFIETEMTESMTADARSGLTAMIPLERLGKPRDVSAMVAFLASEHASYITGQVFVVDGGMVM, from the coding sequence ATGCAGCTAGATCTTTCCAACAGAGTCGCGCTGGTGACCGGCAGCACCCGCGGAATCGGCCGCGACATCGCGCAGACGCTCGCTGAGTGCGGCGCCAGGGTCGCCGTCACCGGACGCGATCTCGCGCGGGCGGAAGAGGTGGCCGGAGCGATCGGTCCCGGAGCGGGCGGATTCGCCGCCGACATGGCGGACAGTGCGGGGGTGGCCAGGCTCGTGGCGGACGTCGAGGAGCGGATCGGACCGATCGACATCCTGGTCAACAACGCCGGCCTCACGCGGGACAACATCGTCGTGCGGTTGAAGGACGAAGACTGGGACGAGGTGCTGAACGCGAACCTGCGCGGCGCGTTCGTCGCTACGCGCGCCGCCTCGCGCGGCATGATGAAGCGCCGCTGGGGCCGGATCATCAACATCTCCAGCGTCGTGGGTCTGATGGGGAACAAGGGCCAGGCGAACTACGCCGCGAGCAAAGCCGGGCTGATCGCGCTGACCAAGTCCGTCGCCAAGGAGCTGGGCTCGCGCAACGTCCTGGTGAACGCCATCGCGCCCGGCTTCATCGAGACCGAGATGACCGAATCGATGACCGCCGACGCCCGCTCGGGGCTCACCGCCATGATCCCGCTGGAGCGGCTGGGCAAGCCGCGGGACGTGTCCGCGATGGTCGCGTTCCTCGCGTCGGAGCACGCGTCCTACATCACCGGGCAGGTGTTCGTCGTAGACGGTGGAATGGTCATGTAA
- a CDS encoding acyl carrier protein, producing MADNSNKVKDIIEKELGVEREKLTNEASFIEDLGADSLDIVELVMEFEKEFNIDIPDEDAEKLRTVGDALAYLNEKIPA from the coding sequence ATGGCCGATAACTCGAACAAGGTCAAGGACATCATCGAGAAGGAGCTCGGAGTCGAGCGCGAGAAGCTGACGAACGAAGCGAGCTTCATCGAAGACCTTGGCGCCGACAGCCTGGACATCGTCGAGCTGGTGATGGAGTTCGAGAAGGAGTTCAACATCGACATCCCCGACGAGGACGCCGAGAAGCTCCGCACGGTCGGTGACGCGCTCGCCTATCTGAACGAGAAAATCCCCGCGTAA
- the fabF gene encoding beta-ketoacyl-ACP synthase II, whose amino-acid sequence MRRRVVVTGLGALTPVGNDVPSMWQALVDGASGTAPITKFDASSFPVRFAAELKGFDPAQYMDRKEIKRADPYTQYAVSASKQAMQDAGLEGGVNGYDPDRIGVILGSGTGGLKSFEEQHDVYRERGPSKISPFFIPMFITDIAAGIVSMQFNAKGPNYATVSACATAAHAIGDAFRTIQYGDADVMICGGSEAAVTPMAIAGFANMKALSERNESPETASRPFDMTRDGFVMGEGAGVVILEELEHALKRGARIYAEVAGYGATGDAYHLTAPAPDGEGAQRAMKRALSDGGLIPADVQYINAHGTSTPANDLNETRAIKAVFGEHAAGINVSSTKSSTGHMLGAAGAIEFIVSTLAVREGIIPPTINYETPDPECDLNYTPNSPVRREVSVAISNSFGFGGHNVSLAVRKFTG is encoded by the coding sequence ATGAGACGTCGTGTCGTCGTTACCGGTCTCGGGGCGCTCACGCCCGTCGGCAACGACGTACCGTCGATGTGGCAGGCGCTCGTCGACGGCGCCTCGGGAACCGCGCCGATCACCAAGTTCGACGCGTCCAGCTTCCCGGTCCGGTTCGCCGCCGAGCTGAAAGGCTTCGATCCGGCGCAGTACATGGATCGCAAGGAGATCAAGCGCGCGGACCCGTACACGCAGTACGCGGTGTCGGCGTCCAAGCAGGCGATGCAGGACGCGGGGCTCGAGGGCGGCGTCAACGGCTACGACCCCGACCGCATCGGCGTCATCCTCGGCAGCGGTACCGGCGGACTCAAGAGCTTCGAGGAGCAGCACGACGTCTACCGCGAGCGCGGGCCGAGCAAGATCAGCCCGTTCTTCATCCCGATGTTCATCACGGACATCGCGGCCGGCATCGTCTCCATGCAGTTCAACGCCAAGGGGCCAAACTACGCCACCGTATCGGCTTGCGCGACCGCGGCTCATGCAATAGGTGATGCGTTCCGGACCATCCAGTACGGCGACGCCGACGTGATGATCTGCGGCGGATCGGAAGCGGCGGTGACGCCGATGGCCATCGCCGGCTTCGCGAACATGAAGGCGCTGTCGGAGCGCAACGAGTCACCGGAGACCGCCTCGCGTCCGTTCGACATGACGCGCGACGGATTCGTGATGGGCGAAGGCGCCGGTGTGGTCATACTGGAGGAGCTGGAGCATGCGCTCAAGCGGGGCGCGCGAATCTACGCCGAGGTGGCGGGCTACGGCGCCACGGGCGACGCGTATCACCTCACCGCGCCCGCGCCCGACGGCGAGGGCGCCCAGCGGGCGATGAAGCGCGCGCTGAGCGACGGCGGGCTCATTCCGGCCGACGTGCAGTACATCAACGCGCACGGCACTTCGACTCCGGCCAACGACCTCAACGAGACCCGCGCGATCAAGGCGGTCTTCGGGGAGCACGCCGCGGGGATCAACGTCAGCTCCACCAAGTCGTCCACCGGCCACATGCTCGGCGCCGCCGGCGCGATCGAGTTCATCGTCAGCACGCTCGCGGTCCGGGAAGGCATCATCCCGCCGACCATCAACTACGAGACGCCCGATCCGGAGTGCGATCTGAACTACACTCCCAACTCCCCGGTGCGCCGCGAGGTGAGCGTCGCGATCAGCAACAGTTTCGGATTCGGCGGGCACAACGTGTCGCTCGCCGTCCGCAAGTTCACGGGCTGA